The proteins below are encoded in one region of Parus major isolate Abel chromosome 7, Parus_major1.1, whole genome shotgun sequence:
- the FAIM gene encoding fas apoptotic inhibitory molecule 1 isoform X1 yields MASGEEITVCDDEVRSRYSHLEKMTDLVAVWEVALSDGVHKIEFEHGTTSGKRVVYVDGKEEIRREWMFKLVGKEIFTVGATKTKAAINIDAVGGFAYEYTLEINGKSLKQYIENRLKTTNTWILNLGGTDYRIVLEKDTMDVWCNGQKMETAGEFVEDGTETHFTVADHSCCIKAVSSGKRKEGIIHTLIVDNREIPEAVE; encoded by the exons ATGGCATCCGGTGAGGAGATTACTGTCTGTGACGATGAAGTAAG GTCTCGGTACAGCCACTTAGAGAAGATGACAGATTTGGTGGCTGTTTGGGAAGTAGCTTTAAGTGATGGTGTTCATAAGATTGAATTTGAACATGGGACCACTTCAGGAAAGCGTGTTGTCTATGTTGATGGAAAG GAAGAAATAAGAAGAGAATGGATGTTTAAATTAGTGGGTAAAGAAATATTCACCGTTGGAGCTACTAAAACTAAAGCTGCTATTAACATTGATGCAGTCGGCGGCTTTGCCTATGAATATACTTTGGAGATCAATGGAAAGAGTCTCAAGCAGTATATAGAGAACAGGTTAAAAACAACCAATACTTGGATATTGAACTTGGGAGGTACAGACTATAGAATTGTTCTAG aaaaagaCACGATGGATGTGTGGTGCAACGGTCAAAAAATGGAAACAGCG GGTGAATTTGTGGAAGATGGGACTGAAACTCATTTTACTGTTGCTGACCACAGCTGTTGCATTAAGGCTGTCAGTAGTGGGAAACGAAAGGAAGGAATTATTCATACCCTTATTGTGGACAACAGAGAAATCCCAGAGGCTGTGGAATAG
- the FAIM gene encoding fas apoptotic inhibitory molecule 1 isoform X3: MTDLVAVWEVALSDGVHKIEFEHGTTSGKRVVYVDGKEEIRREWMFKLVGKEIFTVGATKTKAAINIDAVGGFAYEYTLEINGKSLKQYIENRLKTTNTWILNLGGTDYRIVLEKDTMDVWCNGQKMETAGEFVEDGTETHFTVADHSCCIKAVSSGKRKEGIIHTLIVDNREIPEAVE, encoded by the exons ATGACAGATTTGGTGGCTGTTTGGGAAGTAGCTTTAAGTGATGGTGTTCATAAGATTGAATTTGAACATGGGACCACTTCAGGAAAGCGTGTTGTCTATGTTGATGGAAAG GAAGAAATAAGAAGAGAATGGATGTTTAAATTAGTGGGTAAAGAAATATTCACCGTTGGAGCTACTAAAACTAAAGCTGCTATTAACATTGATGCAGTCGGCGGCTTTGCCTATGAATATACTTTGGAGATCAATGGAAAGAGTCTCAAGCAGTATATAGAGAACAGGTTAAAAACAACCAATACTTGGATATTGAACTTGGGAGGTACAGACTATAGAATTGTTCTAG aaaaagaCACGATGGATGTGTGGTGCAACGGTCAAAAAATGGAAACAGCG GGTGAATTTGTGGAAGATGGGACTGAAACTCATTTTACTGTTGCTGACCACAGCTGTTGCATTAAGGCTGTCAGTAGTGGGAAACGAAAGGAAGGAATTATTCATACCCTTATTGTGGACAACAGAGAAATCCCAGAGGCTGTGGAATAG
- the FAIM gene encoding fas apoptotic inhibitory molecule 1 isoform X2, with product MAKAAGQERGRSSGRGAARAGAERAGRGARGGAARAPPFCGAGAEGRRPGGALLTSMASGEEITVCDDEVRSRYSHLEKMTDLVAVWEVALSDGVHKIEFEHGTTSGKRVVYVDGKEEIRREWMFKLVGKEIFTVGATKTKAAINIDAVGGFAYEYTLEINGKSLKQYIENRLKTTNTWILNLGGTDYRIVLGQNEQP from the exons ATGGCGAAGGCCGCAGGACAGGAGAGGGGCCGCTCCTCAGGCCGCGGAGCCGCTCGggcgggagcggagcgggcGGGCCGCGGAGCGCGGGGCGGCGCTGCGCGGGCGCCGCCATTTTGCGGCGCGGGAGCCGAGGGGAGGAGACCGGGCGGAG CTCTTTTGACTTCTATGGCATCCGGTGAGGAGATTACTGTCTGTGACGATGAAGTAAG GTCTCGGTACAGCCACTTAGAGAAGATGACAGATTTGGTGGCTGTTTGGGAAGTAGCTTTAAGTGATGGTGTTCATAAGATTGAATTTGAACATGGGACCACTTCAGGAAAGCGTGTTGTCTATGTTGATGGAAAG GAAGAAATAAGAAGAGAATGGATGTTTAAATTAGTGGGTAAAGAAATATTCACCGTTGGAGCTACTAAAACTAAAGCTGCTATTAACATTGATGCAGTCGGCGGCTTTGCCTATGAATATACTTTGGAGATCAATGGAAAGAGTCTCAAGCAGTATATAGAGAACAGGTTAAAAACAACCAATACTTGGATATTGAACTTGGGAGGTACAGACTATAGAATTGTTCTAG GACAGAATGAACAGCCCTAA